Genomic DNA from Longimicrobiaceae bacterium:
GCCGTTCTGCAGCAGATCCCACAGCTCTCGAGGGGAGAGGATGCGCAGGTGCACCACCTCGCCTGCGACGTCCAGGAGATCGCGGTCCCCGGTCACCAGCACGTCCGCGCCTGCGGCCACGGCGGATGCGAGCACCCATGCGTCGTCCGGGTCGCGAACCTCGAATGGCCCGGTGTGGTCCGGGACAGGCGATGGCAGGCCGCCCCCGAGTAGCACCTGCGCGAAGTGCACGATCTCCGGCTCGGGCGCCCTGATCTTGCGCCGAAGCTTCCGCTTCGCCTCCTCGAGCACCACCTCGCCGATGATCAGCTCGTGCTCTGGCCCCGTGATGATCTGCCGCACCAACCGGTAGCAGGTCCCGTCGCTGAGGAAGGCGCTGATGAGGACGTTCGTGTCCGGGAAGACCTTCACGTGTCGTCCGCGAGGATGTCTTCCTCACGCGTGAATCCTGCCTCTTCGGCATACGGCCGCAGGCGCTCCCGCACCATCTCGAAGGACCGCGCGTCCATCCGTGCACGGTAGACTCCCCGTGCTTCGGCAATGTGGCGCCGGAGCGCATCGGCGATGAACTCGTCGCGCTCCTGGCCCGCCTCGCCGGCCATGCGCTCGATCTCCCGCACCATCTCGTCACTGAGCCGGATCTGCAGCGTCGTCATCGAAGCTCTCCCGCTGGCGTTTGCTCCACCCAAGCGTACCCGGCCGGCGTCCTCCTGTAAAGCCCCGTTTGGCACCGAATCTACGACGCTGATCCCCAGCTACGGCACCTGCCGGAGCACCGCGTCGAAAACCTCCCGCGCCACCCGGTCGGGCAACGAGATCGTGGGCAGGAACGGGACGGGGGAGCCGCAGCGGCTCCCCCGTCCCGTATGGTCCTTCCTCGCCCGAAATGGCGCCCCGCGGTCAGTCGCCCGCGGCCGCGGCCATCAGCTCGTCCGCGTTCTCCTCGGTGGCAGCCAGCGTGTCCATGAACGAGCTGACGGAGAACACCGCGTTCCCCGGGCCCGGCGGGCCGTACCCCGGGGGCGGCTGCAGGCCGTGCTTCTCCAGCGTCTCGCGGTACACCTCCAGGAGCCGGATGTGGTACTCCAGCGGCGCGCCCTGGGGGTTGTCCCGGCCCAGCGGCGTGGCCGGCTCCGGGCACCAGGTGGTGAAGCGCGGCGTCACTCCACGCGACATGAAGTAGTCCAGCCCCTCGGCGGTGGAGGCGATCGCCTCGTCCACCGTCGCGAAGCCGTGCGGCCTCGCCATCTCCACCCCGGCCACGAAGTTGGGGATCACGTAGCGCGGCCCGAACACCTCCCCCGCGTCCAGGATCCGCCGGTGCCACTCCTCGCGCCCGACGTAGCGCTCCTTGCCAGGGCAGGTGAGCTCGAACAGGCGCTTGTCCCACACCTCGTAGTTGGGGTGGTAGATCTTGATCCCGTAGTCCTTGAAGCGTTGCACGTCGGCCTTGGGGAGGGCCTGCGCCACCACCTTGCCGATCCAGCGTCCCGGGAAGCGCTCCTCGATGGCCTCTGCGTAGCGGCCGTAGAAGTCCGCCTCCCCCAGCCCGTCCACCCGGGAGGTGACGCTCCCCCCGGTGAGGGTGTAGGCGCGCGAGGTGTGGGCGGTGTCGTAGCGGTCGATGAGCGCCAGCGCCTCCAGCACGTCCTCCACCGGCTTCACCCCGGTGTAGGGGCGGCCCTCCTGCTTGTGCTGGCGCCAGTTGTGGTTGATGTCGCAGTACTGGCACTCCTCCTTGGCGCCGAAGTACTGGCACAGCCGGAGCACGGTCAGGTAGA
This window encodes:
- a CDS encoding putative toxin-antitoxin system toxin component, PIN family, with amino-acid sequence MKVFPDTNVLISAFLSDGTCYRLVRQIITGPEHELIIGEVVLEEAKRKLRRKIRAPEPEIVHFAQVLLGGGLPSPVPDHTGPFEVRDPDDAWVLASAVAAGADVLVTGDRDLLDVAGEVVHLRILSPRELWDLLQNG
- a CDS encoding ribbon-helix-helix protein, CopG family yields the protein MTTLQIRLSDEMVREIERMAGEAGQERDEFIADALRRHIAEARGVYRARMDARSFEMVRERLRPYAEEAGFTREEDILADDT
- a CDS encoding radical SAM protein — its product is MQTRTELIEGLLARFPHVPTEAVLKEDLLRTGMAFDDSALTDNLDGEVKPKSYFIFSFDQKPLRELGQARLRRPPEEVALTGGPYELRRTIVSVRTNPDSPYRVSRAEHGGLTLSLEGRPLAEVGLPPMPEYYRHALANGKTVMETAPTIQWGYLVYLTVLRLCQYFGAKEECQYCDINHNWRQHKQEGRPYTGVKPVEDVLEALALIDRYDTAHTSRAYTLTGGSVTSRVDGLGEADFYGRYAEAIEERFPGRWIGKVVAQALPKADVQRFKDYGIKIYHPNYEVWDKRLFELTCPGKERYVGREEWHRRILDAGEVFGPRYVIPNFVAGVEMARPHGFATVDEAIASTAEGLDYFMSRGVTPRFTTWCPEPATPLGRDNPQGAPLEYHIRLLEVYRETLEKHGLQPPPGYGPPGPGNAVFSVSSFMDTLAATEENADELMAAAAGD